The Geotoga petraea DNA window ATAACCTACACAATACATACCTTTTGAATAATCTAACTTCTCTGTAGCTTCTTTTACAGCTTCTAATTCAATTTTTCTAACTTGAGGTCTATCTACATAACCTTGAGAGCTTATATCTAATTCATACTCTCCAGTTGTTGTGATTAAAAATCTTCCTGCAAGAGCTACTGCAACTTCATGTGGAGTTTCTCCAGTTTTTTCGTTTATACTTTCCAATATTCTTTTAACACCTTTTGCAACCTTATTTACATCATGAATTTGACCATCCATCATGGCTCTGTTTTCATGTTCTTTTTCAAAAGAATGATTTATTATGATGTTTTCATCATCATCTATTTCTGCAAGTATACCAACCAAATTTCTTGTACCTAAATCCAATGAAAAAACCATTATTACACCTCCACAACAGTTACTCCACTTCCACCTTCACCAGTTTTACCCAATCTAAAGTTTTTAATATCTTTGTTCTTCCTTAAATAATCCCAAATTCCTTCTGCTAATTTACCTGAACCTTTTCCGTGAATAATATATCCTTCGTCCATCTCATTTAACATGATGTCTGATAGAAGCTTTTCTATTTCAGGAATTGCTTCTTGGACAGTATATCCTCTCAAATCAATTTCAGGTATTACCTTTTTTGTTGGAGTATAGGTCATTTTATCGGATAAACTTGTCTTTCTATTGTTTTCTTTTTTAACTGGTTTTAGTTCTGAAAGATCATACGTAATCTCTATTGGAGAATCTTCTAAATTGACTTTTGCTTTTTTACCTCTTATTTCAGAAATCTCTCCTTTTTTATTCCCTTGTACTAATACTTTCATACCTTTTTCAAAATTATATTTGATTTTCTTGTTTTTCGCTTTATCCATATCTCTACTTTTGAAGTTATTCTGAATATTCTCTAATTTTTTTAAAGAATTTTTCGCATCTTCAAGGTTTTTAGAATACTTTATATTTTTTATCAAGTTTTCCATTTCTTTTTTTGCTTCTCTTATTTGAGAGTTTAAGTTTCCTATTTCATTATCTAATTCCTCAATTTTTTTATCCTTTAATAACTCATATTTTTTGTTGAACTCTCTTTCCTTTTTTTCAAGTTGTTTTCTTTTATTTTCATGAAACTCTTTATTTGATTGCATCTCTTCATAAGTCTTTGAAATTTTGCTGAATATATTTTCACTGTTTGAATGTTCAGATGAAATATATTCAGTTGCTTTTTCTATTATTTCTTTTATAAAACCCATTCTGCTTGCAATTTCTATGGCATGTGATGCGCCTGGAACCCCCATCATAAGATGATAGGTCGGTTTTAAAGTATCCATATCAAAGGACATAGATGCAGATGTTAAATTAGAATTTTCTATAGAATAAAGCTTTATTTCAGATAAATGTGATGTAATAAAAAGCTTCACGTTTTTTTTGATGAGATAGTCTATTATAGACTTTCCTAAAGCTGAACCTTCAATTGGGTCAGTTCCAGTCCCAAGTTCATCTATTAAAACCAAGCTATTTTCATCAGCATTTTTTATGATTTCGTTTATATTTACCAAATGTGCAGAAAAAGTGCTCAAATTTTGAGTTATGCTCTGCTCGTCACCCATATCAGTATATATAGAATTTATAAAAGGCATTTCTGCTTTCATACTCAAAATTGGTAACCCTACATGTGATAGGAAAAAGGCAACTCCTATTGACTTAAGAGTGACTGTTTTACCTCCGGTATTTGGTCCTGTTATAATCATCCCATTGTTTTCTAAATCTATGTCTAAAGGAACAGAGCCATCTCCTAACAAAGGATGTTTTAAATCTTTAAAATATATTTTTTTATGGTGCTTTTTTGGAATGAAATAGTCCGCCTTCCTATAAAAAGAATAATTTGCCTTTGCAATATGATAATCTATATAAGATACAACATCTATGTTTTTGTATATTGTTTCAATATTTCGGCTTATCATTAATTTTAACTCAGACAATATTCTCGATATTTCATTTCTTTCTTTGTTTTGAAGATCTATCAACTCTTCATTTGAGGCACTTATTCTTTCGGGCTCTATAAAATATGTCGCTCCAGAATCAGATTTTGCTACAAAAATACCTTTTATATATTTTCTGTTCTCTGCCTTTACAGCTAAACAGAGCCTACCGTTTTTAAAAACAGGTTTTTCAATACTAAGATATTTTGAGTATTTGTTTGTGTAAGAACTGTATAAAGAATCTATTTTTTGTTTTGTTTTTTTTATTTGACTTCTCAAATTTCTCAAAAGTTCTGAAGCTGTATCTTTTATTTCTCCATCTATATCTATGGCGTTGAATATTTCTTTTGCCATATCTCTTAAAAAAGAAAACTTAATAAATACATCTGTAACATTTTTGTCAAAATTATTGTTGTTTTCCTTATATTCTCTGTACACGACTTCATGAAATTCAGCTATTCTTCTAAAGTCTTTGGTTTCCGATATAGAGTTTGATTTTAACTTTTCTAAAGTTTCTTTTATATCTGGAATTCCTTTAATGTTAAACAGTAACTGGTTGTTCTTTAACATAAAAAAACTTCGGGAAATTTCTATTTCCCGCTGTAAATTTTCTAAATTTTTATAAAATTGTATTTTTGATTTTAAATATCTTTTGCCATATACACTATGAGAATAGCTACCTATAATTCCAAGTACTTTGTCTATCTCAAGATCTCTGTATGTTTTCTCTAAAATTGGAACGCCACCCCCATTGAAATTGGAAATTGGTTAACTTTGACGTAACTGTCCTCAGCTTCATCTGTCAACTTATAATACCTTGTTTCATAACCAGCGAGAACATATATGTTACTGTATGATAATCCTGCTTGCACTAAGATTTCTGTTGAAAAAGATTTCAAATAATCTGGTGAATTGACACCACCATAAGCATTCACGACAAAATAGATTTCTTTGAATATTGGGGTAGTATATTTTACATTAAGCCCTAAAGATAAACCTATTGATTTTAAATCCTCATTATAAGCTGCCAAATAAGTATTTTCAAAACCCTGTATATATGATAAACCAACATAAGGTCCATATTTTATCTCGCCGGTATCTTCGGTATCTATTAGATAAGATATTCTACCTCCCAAATAATCAAATGGGTAGTTTCCCGATGTTAATTCAGTGACAACTTGAGAAGTTGCTTGCTGAGTTAATGAATAAGAGGGAGATATAAATATCTCCGATGAAAAACTCACCAACGAAATAATTGTTATAGTTAAAAATAAAAGTATATTTTTCTGCACCTATACCACCCTTTTATAATTATTTATGATCTGCTCAATTTTGATATTTAATGTTTTTACATCCAAACCACAAAGTTCTAACTGTTTTTCTCTTGTAGCGTGAGTTATGAATTCATCTTTTATTCCAAATGAGTAAATCTCTTTATTCGAGAAAATGGAGTGTATTGTCTCTCCAAACCCACCACTCAAGCTCCCTTCTTCCACGGTAATTATCTTTTCTGCTTTTGATTTAATTTCTTCTATTATTTTTTTATCTAATTCTTTTATCGTTCTAACTCCTATTACATTAATGTCCATTGATTCTGTAGCTTTCAATACGTTTTTTGATATTGTTCCTACCGATAAAACATAAGCTGAGCTATCTGAAACTTTTAATTTTTTCCAAGATAAATCAGTATATTCAAGATTATCAATTATATAATCTTTGTCTTTCTCGTAATTTTCTTTAGGAAAACGAATAAAAGTTGGTTTTTTTATTCCTTTTTTAACACACGTATAAATAGTGTTAGCTAAATCCTGACCATCTAAAGGAGTGATTAACTCGATATTCGGAATCAATTTCAAATATGAAATATCAAAAACACCGTGATGTGTTGGTCCGTCTTCTCCAACTAAACCCGCTCTATCTAATAGGAAAAGAGAAGGTATATTTTGCAAGGCAACGTCATGAATTATTGAATCAAATGCCCTCTGCATAAAAGTAGAGTACAAGTCAACAACAGGGAGTACCCCTCCTAACGATAAACCAGCTGCAGCAGTCACTATACTGGCTTCTGTTATACCCATATCGATTAATTTTTCAGGATCTTTTTCTTTTAATATATTCAAACCAGTTCCATCAGCCATAGCACCTGTAAAAGCCAGAAAGTTTTCATCAGATAAATAAGCTAAAACATTACCTACGATTTTAGAATGAGATATACCTTTTTTTTCAATAGGCTTAGATACTCCATGAAATTTAGAGGGTTCATTTTCTGCGTTTATATAACCTTTACCCTTTTTAGTCAAGACATGTAAAACAACAGGACCTTCGTCATATTGTTTTAGATAATTTAAAAACAATTCCATTTCTTTTATGTTGTGACCATCAATAGGTCCTATGTACTTTATACCCAAGTCTTCAAAAAAACCTATGGGTTCAGAAAAAACTGTGTGCTTGAATCCTTCTTTCATTTTTTTGATCATGTTTTCTAAATCTTGGCCTAATTCTGAATCTCCTAAAATATCTTTTACCAATTTTTTCAAGGAGTTATAATTTTTTTTCATCCTAATTTTTGAAAATAAATACGAAAAAGTTCCAACGTTTGGAGAAATAGCCATATCGTTGGAGTTTAATATAATTTTAACATTTGTCTTCTGAAATTTAAGTTGGTTAAGCGATTCCAATGCCATACCACAAGTAAAAGACCCATCACCAATTATTGATATAATATTTCTATCTCTTTTTTTTATCTTATCAGCTAAAGTAAAACCTAAAGCGGCAGATATGGAGGTTCCTGCATGTCCTGCTCCAAATTTATCTGCCTCAGATTCCTTTATATTCGTAAATCCAGATAAACCGTTATAGCGCCTCAGAGTTTTGAATTCATCCCATCTATCAGTTAGTAATTTATGAACGTACGCTTGATGAGAAGTATCCCATATAACTACATCTTCATATGGATCAAACACTCTATAGAGAGCTAAAGTTAATTCAACAACTCCAAAATTTGATGCTAAATGTCCGTTATTGGAATAAACCACATCGTAAATATATTTTCTTATTTCATCAGAAAATTCATAGAGTTGAGTATAATTCATTTCTCTTATTTTTTTATATAATTTTTCTTTCATATAATCATCCTTCATTGCTGCTATAAATTCCTTTTGCAAATCTATCTAATAATCCGTTTACAAATTTTATAGATTTTTCCTCTCCATATTTTTTAGTAAGTTTTATACTCTCGTCTATTGCAACTTTAAAAGGGACATTTTTTCTGAATTCAAGCTCGTAAAATCCCATTCTTAGAGAAGTTTTTTCTACAAAACCTAATCTTTCGAATTTCCAATTTTTAAGTTGTTTTTTTATATTGTTATCTATTTCTTCTCTTTTACTAAGTAGATCTTGTATATATTTTTTTGATTGGTTAATGCTTTTTTGATCTAACTTGGCATCTTTTGAATTTTCTTCAATTAAAAACTCAATATCTTCTTCGTTAAGTTCTCTATAGTTTAACTGAAATAGAATTGTAAAAGAAAATTCTCTAACAGGAGATATATCCATTATTCAGATCCTTTCTGATCATCTTCTTCATCTTTTTCTTCTTCATATTCTTCAGAATAATCATTTTCTGGATTTTCTTCTATTTCTTCTCCCATGTTGATATATTCTAAAGATTCTATGGTGATATCAACATTGGTAATAAATATTTCTGACATTTTTTCAAGTTCTTCTTTTATTGATTTTTGTACTTTTTTTGAAAATTCGACTATGTTTTCTCCATATTTTGCAGGTATTTTTAAATTTAAACTCAAACTGTCATCTTCGTTATGAACGATCTTTATATTTTTTGATAGGTCTTTTTCAATTTTTTCATTGTATATTTTTTCTTCTTTCATGAATTTTTCAACAGTTTTGTAAGTTATGTCTCTTAATACTGTTTCAGAAATTGTGATTTCTCCAAAATTATTTTCTTCTTTTATAGGCATTTTAATACCTCCCTTATATGTTTTCTTTCCACCTAAAATTATATCATACTTTAAAACATTTTTAATTGTCCTTGTGGAGTTTTATATTTCTTTCTATTTATATTTCGCATCTTCTTCAATCTGTTTTCTAAATCCACTTTATCAGAAAGATTTTCCAGAACTTCTTTAGCCCTATCGACTATTTCACTTGGAAAACCTGCTAACCTTGCTACTTCTATGCCGTAACTGTTATCACTGACACCATTCTCTATTTTATGCAAAAAAAGAACACCTTCTTTTGTTTCTTTTACTTGAACTCTTTTTGTAATAACATTATCATATATTTCTGAAAGCATTGTCAACTCAGTATAATGGGTGGCAAAAATCGTATTAGATTTTAGAATTTGAAAAAGATATTCAGAAATAGCCCATGCTACTGATATTCCGTCTAATGTTGACGTCCCCCTACCAACTTCATCAAGCAAAACCAATGATCTTTCAGTTGCTTGGTTTAGAATAGTTGACATTTCCATCATTTCAACTAAAAAAGTTGATTTACCAGTTACAATATCATCTTTTGCACCTATTCTTGTAAACACTCTATCATACAAAGGTATATGTGCTTTTTTTGCTGGGACAAAACATCCAGCTTGAGCGAGTATACTCAAAATTCCAATTTGCCTAAGATAGGTAGATTTACCACTCATGTTAGGGCCAGTTAAAACTATAAAATTCTTGTCTTCTATTTCAAAATCATTTTGTGTAAAATTATCAACAAATTTTTCAACAACAGGATGTCTCGAACTTTCGATTTTGGCCTTATTCCCTTTTACAAAATAAGGTCTTGTATATCTATTTGTTTTACTAATTTCAGCAAAACTCCGTATTACATCTAAATATGATATTTTTTCAGATATAGTTTTCAAATCTTTTACGGAATCAGATAAGTCTTTTATGAAATTTAAAAAAATCGTTTTTTCAATTTTTTTAACCTTTTCCTCTGCTATGATAACTTTTTTTTCAAGTTCTCTAAGCTCTTCAGTGATAAACCTTTCTGTATTAGTTAAAGTTTGTTTTCTAATATACTCATCTGGAACTTCTTTTGATTGAGCTTTTGATATTTCAATATAAAAACCATATATTTTATTTCTTCCTAATTTCAGTGTGGTTATTCCTGTTTTTTCTTTTTCTCTTTTTTGTATATTTTCTAAAAAAGTATCTATATCTGTTATTAGACTTCTGTATTCGTCTAATTCTTTAGAAATACCTTTTTTTATAACTTTTCCATCACCAGGTTCATTAGAAGGTTCATCAAATATATGTTTTTCTATTTTTTGTTTCAAATCAGTTCTTATATTAACATTAGAAAAAAACCCTTGAGTTTTTTCATTGGTTTCTAAAGCTTCTTTAATATATGGAACTTGAGTTAAAGAATCTTTTAGGGCAATTAAATCTTTTGGAGTAGATTTTAAGAGCGATATTCTTGATATAATTCTATCGATATCTTTTATTGATGATAAGTATTCTTTTATTTCTTCTGATAAAAAATTGTTCTCAAAAAAAACTTCAACAAGATCTAATCTTTGATTGATTTGTTTTTCATCAATCAAAGGTCTACTTAAAAAGTCTTTTAGCTTTCTATGCCCCATAGGTGTTTTTGTTTTTCTCAAAATATCATATACAGATTTCCCTCTATTTTCATTTGAAACTATATTCAAATTGTTTAAGGTATTTATATCTATGTACATAAATTCTTTTGATTTTAACTTTTTTGGTATGTTCAAATGCTTTATTTTTTTGAATTGGGTTAGTTCCAAATACTTCAAAACTGCGTCCAGACTTTTTAACTCTTCTTGGTCAAACGGAAGATGACCTAAAGTTAAAATATCATAAGATTCTTTTATATGTTCTTCGTAATTTGAAGAGAAATACCACTCTTCTAAAACTTCTGTATAAATTTTGGATGATAATGTTTTTATTTCATTTTTCAAATATCTAAGTTTAAAACTTAAAAGCACTTGAGAATAATTATTGGAAATTATCATGTCCAACAACTCATTTTGAGAAATATCAAATCTATCTATATATAATTCCCCAGTTGAAAAATCAAATAAAACTATTAAAAATTCTTCATCTTTTTCATCATAATCCACTAAAATGCTGAATCTATTGTTTTCGTCCAGCATATTTTCTTCTATTATTGTTCCTGGAGTAATAACCCTTGTGACTTCTCTTTTCACAATACCCTTTGCTTCAGAAGGATCTTCAACTTGATCACAAATAGCCACTTTTAAACCATTATCTAATAACTTTTTTAAATAGTTATCTAAAGCATGATAAGGTATCCCCGCCATAGGATGATTGTTTCTCTTAGTTAGAACTATTTGAAGTATTTCAGATACCTTTTTTGCATCTTCAAAAAATGTTTCATAAAAATCTCCAAGCCTAAAAAGTAAAATTGAATCATTATTCTTTTCTTTTATCTCCAAATATTGCTTCATCATTGGTGTATATTCAGCCATGATAGCCCTCCTACTTTAAAAAAGTAGGGCGCTAAATAGCGCCCAATTTATTATGACTTTTGTGCTTCTTCCTTTGAATTTATAACTTTATCTATTAATCCATATTCTTTTGATTCTTCTGATGACATAAAAAAGTCTCTGTCTGTATCTTTTTGTATTTTTTCAATTGGTTGTCCGGTATGATGACTTAAAATTCTATTTAGTTCTTTTCTCATCCTTAAAATTTCTTTAGTTTGAATTTCTACATCAACTGCTGTGCCTTGACTTCCACCCCAGGGCTGGTGGATCATTATTCTTGAATTTGGTAAGGCAAATCTCTTTTTTTCTGCTCCAGCAGCTAATAAAACAGCACCCATTGAAGCAGCTTGACCTAAACAAATTGTTGAGACGTCATTTTTGATATATTGCATTGTATCATAAATTGCTAAGCCTGCAGTAATTGAACCACCAGGAGAATTTATGTATAAATAAATATCTTTCTCTGGATTTTTTGATTCTAAAAATAGCATTTGAGCTATTATTACATTTGCTACTGTATCATTTACTTCTGTGCCTAAAAATATTATGTTGTCTTTTAATAACCTTGAATAAATATCATAAGATCTTTCATACCTTCCATCACTTTCAATAACTACTGGCATTGGAATACTCATTATTAAAACCTCCTACCTTTGTTAACTTTTTCTATAACTTTTTTTGTATCCACAGATGATAAAATTAATTGCCCACTATCCATAAATATTACTGTTTCAACACTTCTTCCATAGGTAATATCTATTAAAGATGTATTTCCTTTTACTTCATTATTTTCATCTTTTTTTTCTTCTTCTGTTAAAACATCATTACCCTGGAAAATTTTTTTTACCTTTCTGAATTGTATATATTCTTGAGGTAAAATTGAATGAACTCTTTCCGCTGTTATATAAGAATCTTTTGTAATTGGTACAAGCATTTTGCACCTCCGTTTTGTTTTTTCCTAATACAATTATACCTTAATAGATATATTTTTCCAAAATAAAATGGATTTAATAGGTATATATTATAAGTATATGCTCATTTATTTAAATATATTTTATAACTAAAAAACCTTTTTATTAACAAATATTTGCTATAATTGTTTTTGACTTAAATTATTTTGGGGGTAAAATTATGACAGAGCAAATTTCATATCGAGAAAAAGAAGCACGAAAATCCTCTATTGTGGGAATAATTTTAAATAGTTTTTTGGGAATTGTAAAAGTATCTATTGGTTTTTTTACTAATTCGTTAGCTATTTTGGCTGATGGAATTGACTCCGTAACAGATATTATCACTTCTTTTTTAACTTTGATAGCTTCAAAAATAGCAAACAAACCGGCTGATGAATCGCATCCTTATGGACATGAAAAAATAGAGCCTATAATCACAAAAATTCTTTCAATTGTTATTCTTTTTGCTGGTTACCAAGTCTTATATAACGCTCTTTCAAGGCTCTTTAGTGAACAAGTCACTATTGAACAACCTTTTTTGATTTTTATAATATCTATAATATCTGTTTTAACAAAACTTTTTTTATATTTCTACAAAAAAAATATTGGAAATAAAATAAATAGTTCATCTGTAATTGCAGATGCGATGAACATGAGGAATGATGTTCTCACTTCACTGAGTGTAGCTGTGGGAATTCTTATATTTTATTTAACAGGCATAGACTGGTTAGACTCAGTAATAGCTATTTTTGTTTCGATAATTATCTTTAAAATAGGAATAGAAATGTTCTTAGAAACTTCTAATGAATTAATGGATGGTTCTAAAGAACTGGGAGAAATTTACAAAATAACAATAGAAGCAGCAGACAATTTTGATTGCATCAAAAACCCCCATAAAATAAGGGCTAGAAAATCAGGATATGTTTATTTTGTTGACTTACACATAGAGTTGGACCCTGAAATGACTATAAAAGAGGCTAATAAAATAACAGAAAAATATGAAAATAAAATTAAAGAATTGAATAATTATATAAAAGATGTTGTAATACATACAGAACCATTTGAAAATGATGAAAATGAAGGTTATGGGCTTGATAAAAAACAAATAAATAAATATTTTGGAGAATGAGAGGTTAATAATATGCAATTGGATTTTTTAGATGAAGCGAATATATTAGTAAAAGGTGGAAAAGGTGGAGATGGAGCAATCAGCTTCAGAAGAGAAAAGTATGTACCAAAAGGTGGCCCAGATGGCGGAGATGGAGGCAATGGTGGCAGTGTAATTATAAGAGCCACTCCAAACAAAACCACTCTGTTAGAATTTAAATACAAAAGAAAATATTTTGCAGAAGACGGAGAAAATGGCAAAGCAAAAAACATGTATGGAAAAGCAGGTGAAAATCTAATAATTGATGTACCATTAGGAACTATGATCTTTAATTCAGAAACTAATGATTTATTAACTGACTTGAAAAACCCTGGAGATTATTATATCGCAGCCAGAGGTGGAAAAGGTGGAAGGGGTAATTCTAAGTTTGCCAATTCTACTTTACAAGCACCAAGAATCTCTGAAAATGGTGCAGATGGAGAGTTTAATAGACTACACCTTGAACTGAAGTTAGTTGCAGATATAGGAATTATAGGTTACCCAAATGTAGGTAAGTCAACTTTAATATCAAGAATATCAAAAGCAAAACCAAAAATCGCAAATTACCATTTTACAACCTTAACGCCAAATTTGGGAGTCGTGAAAGTTGATGAAGCTAAATCTTTTGTTGTTGCAGACATTCCAGGCCTTATCGAAGGCGCCCATGAAGGTACAGGTTTAGGGGATCAATTCTTAAAGCATATAGAAAGATGTTATGGAATTTTACATCTCGTTGATATATCTGGAGTTGAAGGGAGAGACCCTATAGAAGACTATAAAAAAATAAGAGAAGAATTGGAAAAGTATTCGACGACTTTGGCTGAAAAAGATGAAATCATAGCTGGTAACAAAATAGATATAATAACTGAAGAAGAATTAGAAAAGAATATTCAAAATTTTGAAAGGGAACTTGACATAGAAATTACCCCTATTTCAGCATATTCAAATAAAAATTTAGACGCTATAATTATGAAAATGTGGAATATGATAAAAGATTATAAAGAAGATGAACTCAAGAACATAGAAAAAATCAAGAGAACCTATGAAGACTTTAAAAAACTTAAGGTTGAGCCTGTTGTAAATGAAGTGTATGAATATTTCAATATAGAAGTAACCAAAATTTCTGACCATGAATACGAAATTCATAGTGAAGGAATAGATCTCCTTTTAAAAAAATACGATATAAGCGAAACCGATTCAAGGAGAAAGATTTTGAATATATTAGAAAGAAATGGTTTAAGCAGAACACTTGGTAAAGCTGGTGTTGAGGAAGGGGACACCATCTACATTGCTGATTATGCATTTGATTACATACCTTGAGGTGATTTTATGATTATCTTTTTTGGGGGATCTTTTAACCCTCCACATGTGGGCCATAAAATCATAGCTAATATTGCTTATGATGAGTTAAAACCTAATAGATTCATAATTTCAGCAACACCAAATCCACCACACAAAAAAAATGATTGTATTCTGAACACAAAAAAAAGAATCTTTTTCTGTAAAGCAACTTTTGGAGATAATTTCGAAATAAGTGATATAGAACAATCTCTATCAAAACCTTCTTATACTTTAAAAACATTGGAACATTTAAAAGTTCAGGACGATGATATTTTTCTTTTGATTGGAGAAGATAGCCTTTTTAACTTTTATAAATGGTATAAATACGAGGAAATTTTGAAAATTTCTAAATTGCTTGTTTATCCAAGATTAGGATATAATACAGAAAAAAGTGTTATCCCTCATATTAAATTAAACGCCCCTATAATAGA harbors:
- a CDS encoding cation diffusion facilitator family transporter; amino-acid sequence: MTEQISYREKEARKSSIVGIILNSFLGIVKVSIGFFTNSLAILADGIDSVTDIITSFLTLIASKIANKPADESHPYGHEKIEPIITKILSIVILFAGYQVLYNALSRLFSEQVTIEQPFLIFIISIISVLTKLFLYFYKKNIGNKINSSSVIADAMNMRNDVLTSLSVAVGILIFYLTGIDWLDSVIAIFVSIIIFKIGIEMFLETSNELMDGSKELGEIYKITIEAADNFDCIKNPHKIRARKSGYVYFVDLHIELDPEMTIKEANKITEKYENKIKELNNYIKDVVIHTEPFENDENEGYGLDKKQINKYFGE
- a CDS encoding endonuclease MutS2; protein product: MSNFNGGGVPILEKTYRDLEIDKVLGIIGSYSHSVYGKRYLKSKIQFYKNLENLQREIEISRSFFMLKNNQLLFNIKGIPDIKETLEKLKSNSISETKDFRRIAEFHEVVYREYKENNNNFDKNVTDVFIKFSFLRDMAKEIFNAIDIDGEIKDTASELLRNLRSQIKKTKQKIDSLYSSYTNKYSKYLSIEKPVFKNGRLCLAVKAENRKYIKGIFVAKSDSGATYFIEPERISASNEELIDLQNKERNEISRILSELKLMISRNIETIYKNIDVVSYIDYHIAKANYSFYRKADYFIPKKHHKKIYFKDLKHPLLGDGSVPLDIDLENNGMIITGPNTGGKTVTLKSIGVAFFLSHVGLPILSMKAEMPFINSIYTDMGDEQSITQNLSTFSAHLVNINEIIKNADENSLVLIDELGTGTDPIEGSALGKSIIDYLIKKNVKLFITSHLSEIKLYSIENSNLTSASMSFDMDTLKPTYHLMMGVPGASHAIEIASRMGFIKEIIEKATEYISSEHSNSENIFSKISKTYEEMQSNKEFHENKRKQLEKKEREFNKKYELLKDKKIEELDNEIGNLNSQIREAKKEMENLIKNIKYSKNLEDAKNSLKKLENIQNNFKSRDMDKAKNKKIKYNFEKGMKVLVQGNKKGEISEIRGKKAKVNLEDSPIEITYDLSELKPVKKENNRKTSLSDKMTYTPTKKVIPEIDLRGYTVQEAIPEIEKLLSDIMLNEMDEGYIIHGKGSGKLAEGIWDYLRKNKDIKNFRLGKTGEGGSGVTVVEV
- the mutS gene encoding DNA mismatch repair protein MutS; translated protein: MAEYTPMMKQYLEIKEKNNDSILLFRLGDFYETFFEDAKKVSEILQIVLTKRNNHPMAGIPYHALDNYLKKLLDNGLKVAICDQVEDPSEAKGIVKREVTRVITPGTIIEENMLDENNRFSILVDYDEKDEEFLIVLFDFSTGELYIDRFDISQNELLDMIISNNYSQVLLSFKLRYLKNEIKTLSSKIYTEVLEEWYFSSNYEEHIKESYDILTLGHLPFDQEELKSLDAVLKYLELTQFKKIKHLNIPKKLKSKEFMYIDINTLNNLNIVSNENRGKSVYDILRKTKTPMGHRKLKDFLSRPLIDEKQINQRLDLVEVFFENNFLSEEIKEYLSSIKDIDRIISRISLLKSTPKDLIALKDSLTQVPYIKEALETNEKTQGFFSNVNIRTDLKQKIEKHIFDEPSNEPGDGKVIKKGISKELDEYRSLITDIDTFLENIQKREKEKTGITTLKLGRNKIYGFYIEISKAQSKEVPDEYIRKQTLTNTERFITEELRELEKKVIIAEEKVKKIEKTIFLNFIKDLSDSVKDLKTISEKISYLDVIRSFAEISKTNRYTRPYFVKGNKAKIESSRHPVVEKFVDNFTQNDFEIEDKNFIVLTGPNMSGKSTYLRQIGILSILAQAGCFVPAKKAHIPLYDRVFTRIGAKDDIVTGKSTFLVEMMEMSTILNQATERSLVLLDEVGRGTSTLDGISVAWAISEYLFQILKSNTIFATHYTELTMLSEIYDNVITKRVQVKETKEGVLFLHKIENGVSDNSYGIEVARLAGFPSEIVDRAKEVLENLSDKVDLENRLKKMRNINRKKYKTPQGQLKMF
- a CDS encoding extracellular matrix/biofilm biosynthesis regulator RemA family protein, which produces MLVPITKDSYITAERVHSILPQEYIQFRKVKKIFQGNDVLTEEEKKDENNEVKGNTSLIDITYGRSVETVIFMDSGQLILSSVDTKKVIEKVNKGRRF
- a CDS encoding Asp23/Gls24 family envelope stress response protein, producing the protein MPIKEENNFGEITISETVLRDITYKTVEKFMKEEKIYNEKIEKDLSKNIKIVHNEDDSLSLNLKIPAKYGENIVEFSKKVQKSIKEELEKMSEIFITNVDITIESLEYINMGEEIEENPENDYSEEYEEEKDEEDDQKGSE
- the clpP gene encoding ATP-dependent Clp endopeptidase proteolytic subunit ClpP gives rise to the protein MSIPMPVVIESDGRYERSYDIYSRLLKDNIIFLGTEVNDTVANVIIAQMLFLESKNPEKDIYLYINSPGGSITAGLAIYDTMQYIKNDVSTICLGQAASMGAVLLAAGAEKKRFALPNSRIMIHQPWGGSQGTAVDVEIQTKEILRMRKELNRILSHHTGQPIEKIQKDTDRDFFMSSEESKEYGLIDKVINSKEEAQKS
- the dxs gene encoding 1-deoxy-D-xylulose-5-phosphate synthase, with protein sequence MKEKLYKKIREMNYTQLYEFSDEIRKYIYDVVYSNNGHLASNFGVVELTLALYRVFDPYEDVVIWDTSHQAYVHKLLTDRWDEFKTLRRYNGLSGFTNIKESEADKFGAGHAGTSISAALGFTLADKIKKRDRNIISIIGDGSFTCGMALESLNQLKFQKTNVKIILNSNDMAISPNVGTFSYLFSKIRMKKNYNSLKKLVKDILGDSELGQDLENMIKKMKEGFKHTVFSEPIGFFEDLGIKYIGPIDGHNIKEMELFLNYLKQYDEGPVVLHVLTKKGKGYINAENEPSKFHGVSKPIEKKGISHSKIVGNVLAYLSDENFLAFTGAMADGTGLNILKEKDPEKLIDMGITEASIVTAAAGLSLGGVLPVVDLYSTFMQRAFDSIIHDVALQNIPSLFLLDRAGLVGEDGPTHHGVFDISYLKLIPNIELITPLDGQDLANTIYTCVKKGIKKPTFIRFPKENYEKDKDYIIDNLEYTDLSWKKLKVSDSSAYVLSVGTISKNVLKATESMDINVIGVRTIKELDKKIIEEIKSKAEKIITVEEGSLSGGFGETIHSIFSNKEIYSFGIKDEFITHATREKQLELCGLDVKTLNIKIEQIINNYKRVV
- the nusB gene encoding transcription antitermination factor NusB — translated: MDISPVREFSFTILFQLNYRELNEEDIEFLIEENSKDAKLDQKSINQSKKYIQDLLSKREEIDNNIKKQLKNWKFERLGFVEKTSLRMGFYELEFRKNVPFKVAIDESIKLTKKYGEEKSIKFVNGLLDRFAKGIYSSNEG